Proteins encoded by one window of Simiduia curdlanivorans:
- the gndA gene encoding NADP-dependent phosphogluconate dehydrogenase, with protein MPVAAQPCDIGFVGAGVMGKNLIMNLVDNGFRVIAFDLDQSKLEALQAQDDAERGDSPPRVLTCNSYTDLLASLSAPHLIVVSVPAGSPVDDVCHKLVDAGLQADDIVVDTGNSLWTDTQRRETEYEGQFILFSTAVSGGEVGARFGPSLMPSGDPYAWTRIKPMWEAIAAKVDPDTGKPIERKAPGEVVAKGEPCAAYIGPSGSGHYVKMVHNGIEYADMQLICEAYQVMRDALAMSASEIAAVFRRWNEGLLNSYLIEISAEVLDTVDAETGAPLVEMILDKAGQKGTGLWTAVSSLELGCPAPTIAEAVYARSISTLKDQRVKAASLLAGPDFDKPSAEQRDSLIDQLHDALYCAKICAYAQGFDLMRTAAKEQGWTLNYGEIAKIWRAGCIIRAVFLQSIADAYERNEELENLLLDQYFAEQISSNQRNWRKAVANASLWGVPVAALSSALSYYDAYRTAVLPANLLQGQRDYFGAHAFERVDKPRGKKYHVEWSDPARPMTRLK; from the coding sequence ATGCCTGTAGCTGCCCAGCCCTGTGATATTGGATTTGTCGGAGCCGGTGTGATGGGGAAAAACCTCATCATGAACCTCGTGGATAACGGCTTTCGCGTTATTGCCTTCGACTTAGACCAGAGCAAACTAGAAGCGCTGCAGGCGCAAGATGACGCCGAGCGCGGCGATAGCCCGCCGCGGGTTCTGACCTGTAACTCCTACACAGACCTGTTGGCCAGCTTAAGTGCGCCGCATTTAATCGTGGTGTCGGTGCCGGCCGGTAGCCCGGTGGACGATGTGTGCCATAAGTTGGTTGATGCCGGCTTACAGGCGGACGATATTGTGGTCGACACAGGCAATAGTCTATGGACCGACACCCAGCGTCGAGAAACTGAGTACGAGGGGCAATTCATCTTGTTCTCGACCGCGGTTTCAGGCGGCGAAGTGGGGGCGAGGTTTGGCCCGTCGCTGATGCCCAGCGGCGATCCTTACGCCTGGACCCGCATCAAGCCCATGTGGGAGGCGATAGCCGCTAAGGTCGACCCAGACACCGGCAAGCCCATCGAGCGCAAAGCGCCTGGCGAAGTGGTGGCAAAGGGCGAGCCCTGCGCCGCCTACATAGGCCCAAGCGGCTCCGGCCACTATGTAAAAATGGTGCACAACGGCATCGAATACGCCGATATGCAGCTGATTTGCGAGGCTTATCAGGTGATGCGCGACGCGTTGGCGATGTCTGCCAGCGAAATCGCCGCGGTCTTTCGACGCTGGAACGAGGGCTTACTGAATAGCTACTTGATCGAAATTAGCGCCGAGGTGCTCGATACTGTCGATGCCGAAACCGGTGCACCCCTCGTTGAAATGATTTTAGATAAAGCCGGCCAGAAGGGCACTGGCTTATGGACGGCGGTGAGCAGCTTAGAACTGGGTTGCCCGGCGCCGACTATCGCCGAAGCAGTGTACGCGCGCTCTATATCCACGCTCAAAGATCAGCGCGTTAAAGCCGCCTCTCTGTTGGCCGGGCCAGACTTTGACAAGCCCTCTGCCGAGCAGCGCGATAGTCTAATCGACCAGCTGCACGACGCGCTCTATTGCGCCAAAATTTGCGCCTATGCACAAGGTTTTGACCTGATGCGAACCGCCGCTAAAGAGCAGGGTTGGACGCTCAACTACGGCGAAATTGCAAAAATTTGGCGCGCCGGCTGCATTATTCGCGCGGTGTTTTTACAATCCATTGCCGATGCCTACGAGCGCAACGAGGAGCTGGAGAATCTCTTACTGGATCAGTACTTCGCCGAGCAAATTTCGAGTAACCAGCGCAATTGGCGCAAAGCGGTGGCGAACGCCAGCTTATGGGGCGTGCCCGTCGCGGCGCTGAGCTCGGCGCTGAGTTATTACGACGCCTATCGCACAGCAGTCTTACCCGCCAACTTGTTGCAGGGGCAGCGCGATTATTTTGGTGCCCATGCCTTTGAGCGCGTGGATAAACCGCGCGGCAAGAAGTATCACGTGGAGTGGAGTGATCCAGCGCGCCCTATGACTCGACTGAAATAA
- a CDS encoding dipeptidyl-peptidase 3 family protein, which yields MRLSLLAAAVATTLALTACDTTSPDQSETQTSKPNAALVASSTERFDIYADFTLTSDLSHLSANQHKMLALLIDAATIMDELYWLQAYGDKSTLLSQIPDAKTRRFADINYGPWDRLAGDASFIKGIGEKPLGAQFYPADMTKAEYESWRTSNKIMLETTRDMELYSVMERDAQGQLLITPYSKKFAPQLKQAATLLREAAALADNAEFKNYLEIRATALETDDYQPSDMAWMDMKSNPIELVIGAIETYEDLLFGYRAAYEAYVLIKDQSWSDKLSRYAAFLPELQQGLPVADAYKQETPGTDADLNAYDVIYYAGHSNAGSKTIAINLPNDEQVQLEKGTRRLQLKNAMQAKFDKILVPIAQQLIAQDQQSHITFDAFFGNTMFHEVAHGLGIKNTVNDKGLVRTALKEMASSMEEGKADVLGLYMISELFKRNQIEEGELMDNYVTFLAGIFRSVRFGASSAHGKANMVRFNYFKDAGAFSTDADGRYRVDFDKMTVAINDLSNLLLTLQGNGDYQGVVKLMDEKGMMGADLQAELDKLTAANIPVDITFIQGKSVLGL from the coding sequence ATGCGCCTATCCCTGCTCGCGGCGGCCGTTGCCACAACCTTGGCACTCACAGCCTGTGACACCACGTCACCGGATCAATCTGAAACACAAACCAGCAAACCCAATGCCGCACTTGTCGCCTCCAGCACCGAGCGCTTTGATATTTATGCGGACTTCACCCTGACTAGCGATTTAAGCCATTTATCGGCAAATCAACATAAGATGCTCGCCCTGCTGATCGATGCAGCAACCATCATGGACGAGCTCTATTGGCTGCAGGCCTACGGTGATAAATCGACCCTATTAAGCCAAATTCCCGATGCCAAAACTCGGCGTTTTGCCGACATCAACTATGGCCCATGGGACAGGCTTGCTGGCGATGCGTCGTTCATAAAAGGCATAGGCGAAAAGCCCTTGGGCGCACAATTCTACCCCGCAGACATGACTAAAGCGGAGTACGAAAGCTGGCGCACAAGCAATAAAATCATGCTCGAAACCACGCGCGACATGGAACTCTATTCGGTTATGGAGCGAGACGCCCAGGGTCAGTTACTGATCACGCCCTACAGCAAAAAATTTGCGCCGCAATTGAAACAGGCGGCGACACTTTTGCGCGAAGCGGCGGCGCTGGCAGACAATGCCGAGTTCAAAAACTATTTAGAAATACGCGCGACCGCACTAGAAACAGACGACTATCAACCGTCCGACATGGCCTGGATGGATATGAAATCCAACCCCATTGAATTGGTCATCGGCGCCATAGAAACCTACGAAGACCTGCTGTTTGGCTATCGCGCGGCCTACGAGGCCTATGTCTTGATTAAAGATCAAAGTTGGAGCGATAAGCTATCGCGCTACGCCGCTTTTTTACCCGAATTGCAACAAGGCTTGCCGGTAGCAGATGCCTACAAACAGGAAACCCCAGGCACAGACGCGGACCTCAATGCCTACGATGTGATTTACTACGCAGGGCATTCGAATGCAGGCTCGAAAACCATTGCCATTAACCTGCCCAATGACGAACAAGTTCAACTCGAAAAGGGTACCCGTCGCCTACAACTGAAAAATGCCATGCAGGCCAAGTTCGATAAAATTTTAGTGCCCATTGCCCAGCAGCTCATCGCTCAAGATCAACAGTCGCACATTACCTTTGACGCCTTTTTCGGCAACACCATGTTTCACGAAGTTGCGCACGGCTTAGGCATCAAAAACACCGTCAACGATAAAGGCTTGGTGCGCACGGCACTGAAAGAGATGGCATCATCCATGGAAGAAGGCAAAGCCGATGTGCTCGGCCTCTACATGATCTCCGAGCTCTTTAAAAGAAATCAAATTGAAGAGGGGGAGCTTATGGATAACTACGTAACTTTCCTGGCCGGCATTTTCCGCTCGGTGCGCTTTGGCGCTTCATCAGCCCACGGCAAAGCGAACATGGTGCGCTTCAATTACTTTAAGGACGCAGGCGCCTTTAGCACCGATGCAGACGGCCGCTATCGCGTTGACTTCGACAAGATGACAGTTGCCATTAACGATCTGTCCAATCTGCTGCTGACTCTACAAGGCAACGGCGATTACCAGGGCGTGGTTAAATTAATGGATGAGAAAGGCATGATGGGCGCCGACCTTCAGGCCGAGCTAGACAAGCTAACGGCAGCAAATATTCCTGTGGATATTACCTTTATTCAAGGAAAATCAGTGCTGGGGCTCTAA
- a CDS encoding SPFH domain-containing protein yields the protein MSISKTQVIALASVLLLCIFGMSSCYTVEEGHVGIVKRFSEAKEQTSPGLHAKVPFVDTVQEIEIRTRKNVEQMPSSSKEQMPLTAEVSLNWTVHRDSALDLYKRYGGLDQFESRILDPRFRAATKDVLPHYTAEQLIQDRSRAVTEIEAALTKDLDGFPVKIDSVQIENIILPAQYLISIQTKQTEKNLADAEQHKLARQKLEAQRDVNTAEASRDSAKAIADGEAYKIKAEAEAQAESIRMKGLAEADAIRAKAEALKNNPLIVELTKAQNWDGRLPQTVLGEGQSLLMNMNSKP from the coding sequence ATGTCTATCAGTAAAACTCAGGTTATCGCACTCGCTTCAGTTCTCCTACTGTGCATATTTGGCATGTCCAGTTGCTATACCGTAGAAGAGGGACACGTCGGCATCGTGAAGCGCTTCTCAGAGGCAAAAGAGCAAACCAGCCCCGGCTTACACGCCAAGGTGCCCTTTGTCGACACTGTGCAAGAGATCGAGATTCGCACCCGCAAGAATGTCGAGCAGATGCCCAGCTCCTCGAAAGAACAAATGCCCTTGACCGCCGAGGTGTCGCTCAACTGGACTGTGCACCGCGATAGCGCCTTGGATCTTTATAAAAGGTATGGCGGGCTAGATCAGTTCGAATCGCGCATCCTAGATCCGCGTTTCAGAGCGGCTACAAAAGATGTGCTACCCCACTATACCGCTGAGCAACTCATTCAAGATCGCAGCCGCGCGGTCACCGAAATAGAAGCGGCACTCACCAAAGATCTCGATGGTTTTCCGGTGAAAATTGACTCAGTGCAAATCGAAAACATTATATTGCCAGCGCAATATTTGATCTCCATACAAACCAAGCAAACGGAGAAGAACTTAGCCGATGCCGAGCAGCACAAATTGGCGAGGCAAAAATTGGAAGCGCAGCGGGATGTGAACACAGCGGAGGCATCGCGCGACTCGGCCAAGGCCATAGCTGACGGTGAAGCCTACAAAATCAAAGCCGAAGCCGAGGCGCAAGCCGAATCCATCCGCATGAAAGGTTTGGCCGAAGCCGATGCCATTCGCGCCAAAGCCGAAGCGCTGAAAAATAATCCGCTCATTGTCGAACTCACCAAAGCACAGAACTGGGATGGTAGATTACCGCAAACAGTGCTGGGGGAGGGGCAAAGCCTGCTGATGAATATGAACAGCAAGCCTTAA
- a CDS encoding MazG-like family protein produces the protein MDLKQILQQYNDLCEDNDWQVFHTPKNLASALTVSAAKVLQHYQWITEEESISLGRIPKSRETIENEIAETFFYLMALANRTGIDLEQAIVNKAERDARDHQGAPD, from the coding sequence ATGGATTTAAAACAGATACTTCAGCAGTACAACGATCTCTGTGAAGACAATGACTGGCAGGTTTTTCACACGCCAAAAAATCTCGCCTCGGCGCTCACCGTTAGCGCCGCCAAGGTACTACAACACTACCAATGGATCACGGAAGAGGAATCCATTTCCTTGGGGCGCATCCCAAAAAGTCGGGAAACCATCGAAAATGAAATCGCCGAAACCTTTTTCTATCTGATGGCACTCGCCAACCGCACCGGTATCGATTTGGAACAGGCCATTGTAAACAAAGCCGAACGCGACGCGCGCGACCACCAAGGCGCACCGGATTAG
- a CDS encoding hybrid sensor histidine kinase/response regulator has translation MAIWLPLVGGLLIVCAYVWQRGILQAQAECAYLKASCSAPNTDDRAQAQRNAIASLAADADYASSDIQCVSRRLTKILSDVIQVERASIWLFSPSGDYFDCVALFDAGVAQDTTGVQLEVKSFPRYFDALRKDSRIYANDAVSDSRTNEFTDIYLKPLSISAMLDAGVVVDGQLVGAICLEHRHGIRQWQPDEEAFASLVATLVAQKLVAVEKFQALNDLALTNQRLQHVLDAASEISVIATDAQGIITLFNKGAENLLGYTADEMLFKQTPAIIHLESEVIEHGKELSAELGETIEGFEVFVAKARRGSYEEREWTYVRKDGSHVPVLLTVTAIRDEAGEMVGLLGVASDMTERRRHQLALEQHNRDLAIANEQAKQLIRDADRANEAKSEFLASMSHEIRTPMNGVLGMLHLIGRESLKPSQQHYLDLASSSARALLSVINDILDFSKIDAKKLTLEVLEFDLIALLSDIGKSMAIRAQENGVSLVLDLSDIQLEQVKGDPHRLRQVITNLLGNAVKFTEQGDILLRATLSQKDGRHWLSVSVIDSGVGVPEDKLSALFAPFFQADSSNTRRFGGTGLGLVISKQLVELMGGSIGAESKVGEGSHFFFTLPLEPMSAQSGVAEDETSSQVLLVDQSPPSRAVVLAELMLLGCRVSIADSIADAMSKYQCEKFSLLLVDESLCMDIDKLLTQKNLLIYILTNMGHQGDIPAYSAGYIHRPVSRNDLRQALGIDVAKKRILIAAGAEPTGERKLGRSARILLVEDNIINQQVALGLLADLGLTVTFAKDGIEALALVENSTLPFDLILMDCQMPRMDGFQATRKIRDLAPPIGQVPIIAMTANAMSGDREYCIAAGMNDYIAKPIEPDFLADRISYWLAQVVNKDEIQSSSAALGAQVNGQKAQFNHVSVPEAKVSMEVLKVWNFDAALGRVRGKPERLVMLISLFQQDMPARMTAIQSALHLCQFDEMAKLAHQVKGVAGNLSAELLAQTAAALEVNCNMEAISETAIAAMVSELDRRYERVIAEFERYVLSYEGEAE, from the coding sequence TTGGCTATCTGGTTGCCGCTGGTGGGTGGGTTGTTGATAGTGTGTGCCTATGTTTGGCAGCGTGGCATCCTGCAGGCGCAAGCAGAGTGCGCTTATCTAAAAGCCAGCTGCAGTGCCCCGAATACCGATGACAGGGCTCAGGCGCAGCGCAATGCCATTGCCAGCCTCGCCGCCGATGCCGATTATGCGTCGAGCGACATTCAGTGCGTGAGCCGGCGGTTAACAAAAATTTTGTCCGATGTTATTCAGGTTGAGCGCGCCAGTATTTGGCTGTTTTCGCCGTCGGGCGACTACTTTGATTGTGTTGCGCTGTTCGATGCCGGTGTGGCACAGGATACAACGGGTGTGCAGTTGGAGGTGAAATCCTTTCCGCGTTATTTTGACGCGCTCAGAAAAGATAGCCGTATCTATGCTAACGACGCCGTGAGCGACTCTCGCACCAACGAATTTACCGATATTTATTTAAAGCCATTGAGCATTTCCGCTATGTTGGATGCCGGCGTGGTGGTTGACGGTCAACTCGTGGGCGCCATTTGCCTAGAACATCGTCATGGTATAAGGCAGTGGCAGCCAGATGAGGAGGCCTTTGCGAGTTTAGTGGCTACTTTAGTAGCACAAAAGCTCGTCGCGGTAGAAAAGTTTCAGGCGCTCAATGATTTAGCGTTAACAAATCAACGTTTACAACATGTTTTAGATGCGGCCTCAGAAATTTCAGTTATTGCAACTGATGCCCAAGGTATTATTACGCTGTTCAATAAAGGCGCTGAAAATCTACTGGGTTACACTGCCGATGAAATGCTATTTAAACAAACCCCAGCCATCATTCATCTGGAGTCTGAAGTCATTGAGCACGGGAAGGAATTATCGGCCGAATTAGGTGAGACGATTGAAGGTTTTGAAGTCTTCGTTGCGAAAGCCCGTCGCGGCAGTTATGAGGAGCGCGAGTGGACCTATGTGCGCAAGGATGGCAGCCATGTTCCAGTACTCTTAACGGTTACCGCTATTCGCGATGAGGCTGGCGAAATGGTTGGGCTGTTGGGTGTAGCATCCGATATGACAGAAAGGCGTCGGCACCAATTGGCCTTGGAGCAGCACAATCGTGATCTCGCAATTGCCAATGAACAGGCCAAGCAACTGATACGGGACGCGGATCGAGCCAACGAGGCAAAGAGTGAGTTTCTGGCCAGTATGAGTCATGAAATCAGAACGCCGATGAATGGTGTTCTGGGAATGTTGCACCTGATTGGTCGCGAGTCATTGAAGCCGTCTCAGCAGCATTATTTAGATTTGGCCAGCTCCAGTGCACGTGCGCTTTTGAGTGTCATCAATGACATTTTAGACTTTTCCAAAATAGATGCCAAAAAACTAACGCTCGAAGTGCTTGAGTTTGATTTGATTGCATTGCTCAGCGATATCGGTAAGTCAATGGCGATACGGGCCCAAGAAAATGGCGTTTCATTGGTGTTAGATTTGTCTGACATTCAGCTCGAACAAGTCAAAGGCGACCCTCATCGGTTGCGCCAAGTCATTACTAATTTATTAGGCAACGCCGTTAAATTTACTGAGCAGGGCGACATATTATTGCGTGCTACCTTGAGTCAGAAAGACGGCAGGCACTGGCTATCGGTGTCTGTGATCGATTCGGGTGTAGGCGTGCCTGAGGATAAATTATCGGCATTGTTTGCGCCTTTTTTTCAGGCTGACTCATCGAATACTCGGCGTTTTGGTGGCACCGGCCTAGGTTTGGTTATCAGCAAACAGCTAGTGGAGTTAATGGGCGGTAGTATCGGTGCGGAAAGTAAAGTGGGCGAGGGTAGTCATTTCTTTTTTACCTTGCCTCTTGAGCCTATGTCAGCCCAGTCAGGCGTTGCAGAGGATGAAACTTCCAGCCAGGTTTTGCTGGTCGATCAGAGTCCGCCAAGTCGCGCTGTGGTATTAGCCGAGCTTATGTTGTTGGGCTGCCGAGTCAGTATTGCAGATTCGATTGCCGATGCGATGAGTAAATATCAATGCGAAAAATTCTCTCTCTTATTGGTTGATGAGTCTCTTTGTATGGATATTGATAAGTTGCTTACACAAAAGAATTTACTTATCTATATCCTCACTAACATGGGGCATCAGGGCGATATTCCCGCGTATAGCGCAGGCTACATTCACCGGCCGGTATCGCGCAATGATTTGCGCCAAGCCTTAGGTATTGATGTGGCCAAAAAGCGGATACTTATCGCGGCGGGGGCCGAGCCAACAGGTGAGCGCAAGCTAGGGCGAAGTGCACGCATTCTTTTAGTGGAAGATAATATTATCAACCAACAGGTGGCGTTAGGTTTGCTTGCCGATTTGGGATTAACGGTTACCTTTGCGAAGGATGGCATTGAGGCTCTGGCCTTAGTTGAAAATTCTACACTGCCTTTTGATTTGATTCTTATGGATTGCCAGATGCCGCGTATGGATGGCTTTCAGGCCACGCGCAAGATTCGTGACCTAGCGCCGCCTATAGGCCAAGTGCCTATTATCGCAATGACCGCTAATGCCATGTCTGGTGACCGCGAATATTGTATCGCCGCGGGTATGAACGATTACATTGCCAAGCCCATTGAGCCTGATTTCTTAGCAGATCGCATATCTTATTGGCTTGCTCAGGTCGTTAATAAGGATGAAATCCAGTCTTCGTCAGCAGCTTTAGGGGCTCAGGTGAATGGCCAGAAAGCGCAGTTTAATCATGTCAGCGTGCCAGAGGCTAAGGTGTCAATGGAGGTTTTAAAGGTTTGGAACTTCGATGCGGCCTTGGGTCGGGTACGGGGTAAACCCGAGCGGCTTGTCATGTTGATTTCGCTTTTTCAGCAAGATATGCCAGCGCGTATGACAGCTATCCAATCGGCGTTACATCTGTGTCAATTTGATGAGATGGCTAAGTTGGCGCATCAAGTCAAAGGGGTGGCTGGAAATCTTAGTGCTGAACTACTTGCGCAAACAGCCGCGGCGTTAGAAGTTAACTGTAACATGGAGGCAATATCGGAAACCGCAATCGCGGCGATGGTGAGTGAGTTAGATCGCCGCTATGAAAGAGTCATCGCGGAATTCGAACGCTATGTGCTGTCCTATGAAGGCGAAGCGGAATAA
- a CDS encoding phosphoribosylaminoimidazolesuccinocarboxamide synthase gives MSLAHQVLAVNDDLPIRTDKPVHSGKVRSVYWLSAEDSKRLIAQKGYDVAPDAPLAIMVISDRISAFDCIWTGEGGVRGVPGKGAALNAISNHWFRLFKSQGLADSHILDIPHPFVWVVQKARPVMVEAICRQYITGSMWRAYSKGERDFCGILLPDGLVRDQKLPELLMTPSTKGILRGIPGVPEADDVNITRKNLEDNTAAFGFKNSADIGVYETLLRQGFGVISDALKRIDQIFVDTKFEFGYVKDSKGNEKLIYMDEVGTPDSSRIWDAKEYAKGKILENSKEGFRQFLLNHFPDPDIMLNKDRMKEREALARDNELPMQALMDVSTTYTDIAEKVTGQPIVLSDNPKAEIVQVLNDKFGLIV, from the coding sequence ATGAGTCTTGCCCACCAAGTATTGGCCGTAAACGATGACTTGCCGATCCGCACCGATAAGCCGGTACACAGCGGCAAGGTGCGCTCTGTCTATTGGCTGAGTGCCGAAGACAGCAAGCGTTTGATTGCCCAGAAGGGCTACGATGTGGCACCCGATGCACCCCTGGCGATTATGGTTATCAGCGATCGCATTTCGGCTTTTGACTGCATTTGGACGGGTGAGGGTGGCGTGCGCGGCGTGCCGGGCAAGGGGGCTGCGCTCAATGCCATCTCTAATCATTGGTTTCGCCTGTTTAAGTCGCAGGGCCTGGCTGACAGCCATATCCTGGATATTCCGCACCCCTTTGTGTGGGTGGTGCAAAAGGCTAGGCCGGTGATGGTTGAAGCGATTTGTCGCCAATACATCACGGGCTCCATGTGGCGTGCCTATAGCAAGGGCGAGCGGGATTTTTGTGGCATTTTGTTGCCCGACGGCTTGGTGCGAGATCAGAAATTGCCCGAGTTACTGATGACGCCGTCTACCAAAGGTATTTTGCGCGGCATCCCAGGCGTGCCCGAGGCGGACGATGTCAACATCACCCGCAAAAATTTGGAAGATAACACGGCCGCTTTTGGCTTTAAAAATAGCGCCGATATCGGCGTGTATGAAACCTTATTGAGGCAGGGTTTTGGCGTAATTAGTGATGCATTAAAGCGTATCGATCAGATTTTCGTGGATACCAAGTTTGAGTTTGGCTACGTCAAAGACAGCAAGGGTAACGAGAAACTTATCTATATGGACGAAGTGGGTACACCGGATTCCTCCCGTATTTGGGATGCAAAAGAGTACGCTAAAGGTAAGATTTTGGAAAATTCGAAAGAAGGCTTCCGGCAATTTTTGCTCAACCACTTCCCCGACCCCGATATCATGCTCAATAAAGACCGCATGAAAGAGCGCGAAGCCCTAGCCCGCGATAACGAATTACCGATGCAGGCGCTGATGGATGTTTCCACTACTTATACCGATATTGCCGAGAAGGTCACCGGTCAGCCGATTGTGTTATCGGATAACCCTAAGGCTGAGATAGTTCAAGTACTGAATGATAAGTTTGGTTTGATTGTGTAG
- a CDS encoding prolyl hydroxylase family protein, translated as MNQDWLDWTATNLARGCSPAELCDILRSHGFVEAEIRQAMAGQYPLEPKDHGIDYAALAQPQLLQRLAALGGHLYPDERLQLVVLPKFLSVDECERIMALMDSKLRPSTVTTGNLHYGYRTSSTCDLGQMGEPFIAAIDQKIADTLGINEAWAETTQGQKYLVGQEFKAHTDYFQPSTPEYAKFAGERGQRSWTFMIYLNDTKQGGATRFTKLQKEFLPEQGSALIWNNLLSSGAPNPMTEHHGMPVVEGYKSIITKWFRDRGPGGMCAREP; from the coding sequence ATGAATCAAGATTGGCTGGATTGGACCGCGACCAATTTAGCCCGCGGCTGTAGCCCGGCTGAACTGTGTGATATTTTGCGCAGTCACGGTTTTGTCGAGGCCGAAATTCGCCAGGCCATGGCCGGCCAATATCCCCTTGAGCCGAAGGACCACGGCATAGACTATGCAGCCTTGGCGCAACCTCAATTATTGCAGCGCCTAGCGGCATTGGGCGGCCACCTATACCCAGACGAACGCTTACAACTGGTGGTGTTACCCAAGTTTTTGTCCGTTGACGAGTGCGAGCGGATCATGGCCTTGATGGATTCGAAGCTAAGACCCTCAACGGTCACCACGGGCAATCTTCACTACGGCTATCGCACCAGTAGCACCTGTGATCTGGGGCAGATGGGTGAGCCGTTTATCGCGGCCATCGACCAGAAGATTGCCGATACTTTGGGCATAAACGAGGCCTGGGCTGAAACCACCCAAGGTCAGAAGTATTTAGTCGGCCAAGAGTTTAAGGCCCATACGGACTATTTTCAGCCCAGCACACCGGAATACGCCAAGTTTGCCGGCGAGCGCGGGCAGCGTAGCTGGACCTTTATGATTTACCTCAATGACACGAAACAGGGTGGCGCCACGCGGTTTACCAAATTGCAAAAAGAGTTTCTGCCGGAACAGGGCAGCGCCTTAATCTGGAATAACTTGTTATCCTCAGGCGCGCCCAATCCGATGACCGAGCACCACGGCATGCCGGTGGTCGAAGGTTATAAATCGATCATTACCAAGTGGTTTCGCGACCGCGGCCCGGGCGGCATGTGCGCCCGCGAACCCTAG